A region from the Stygiolobus caldivivus genome encodes:
- the csa3 gene encoding CRISPR-associated CARF protein Csa3, translating into MVVLFTTLGFDEKFQVRAFMRWFRELESVVVIGSFSEERAKKALNSLLDVANKANVKYDVLEVNPYDTVDMVVKIGGKIEEYKGKELVFNLSGGMRVISLTVLLVLSLKDVDAKVEVETEDMRHLATLNVRDFRPLSVSEEHLKVLSAVKAGYNSVNSIHKYLDLPLSTVWRRVKDLKEMGLVDENMRVTFRGELVLSTSSFSLERKTIPDRKEY; encoded by the coding sequence ATGGTAGTCCTGTTCACCACCTTGGGCTTCGACGAGAAGTTCCAAGTAAGGGCTTTTATGAGGTGGTTCAGGGAACTGGAAAGCGTCGTAGTCATAGGCTCGTTTAGTGAAGAGAGGGCGAAAAAAGCCCTTAACTCCCTGCTCGACGTGGCCAATAAGGCAAACGTAAAGTACGACGTCTTGGAGGTCAACCCTTACGACACCGTAGACATGGTGGTCAAAATAGGGGGTAAGATAGAGGAGTATAAGGGTAAGGAACTGGTGTTCAACCTTTCCGGCGGGATGAGGGTGATCTCGTTAACCGTCCTCCTCGTCTTGTCCCTCAAAGACGTGGACGCTAAAGTCGAGGTGGAGACAGAGGACATGAGGCACTTGGCTACCCTCAACGTAAGGGACTTCAGGCCCCTCTCGGTCTCGGAAGAACACCTGAAGGTCCTCAGCGCCGTAAAGGCGGGCTACAACTCGGTGAACTCCATACACAAGTACTTAGACCTGCCCCTCTCCACGGTCTGGAGGAGGGTGAAGGACCTGAAGGAGATGGGGCTGGTGGACGAAAACATGAGGGTTACTTTCAGGGGGGAGCTGGTACTCTCCACTTCTTCTTTTTCACTTGAACGGAAAACTATACCAGACCGCA